One part of the Clostridium thermosuccinogenes genome encodes these proteins:
- a CDS encoding response regulator, with protein MADSITVLIVEDDKYIMSLVNMFLKDEGYRTITTSSGKEAVALFYANNPDLILLDLGLPDIDGMDVIRQIREKSNAPIIVLSAREEESDIINALDCGADDYMTKPFYTGELMARIRVAQRKINSMTNPDNAKTFTCDYLTVDYGKGLVFVDGEEVHLTPIEYKLLRLLIANRGKVLTHNYIISQIWGFGEVGDAKSLRVFMASLRRKIERDTANPRFILTQVGIGYRFADK; from the coding sequence ATGGCAGATAGCATTACCGTTCTAATAGTCGAGGATGACAAATATATCATGTCGTTGGTAAACATGTTCCTTAAGGATGAAGGATACAGAACCATTACAACTTCCAGCGGAAAGGAAGCTGTTGCCCTTTTCTATGCCAATAACCCTGACTTGATTCTTTTGGACCTGGGTTTGCCTGATATTGATGGCATGGATGTCATACGGCAGATAAGGGAAAAAAGCAATGCTCCCATCATAGTTCTTTCCGCCAGGGAAGAAGAAAGTGATATAATCAACGCCCTTGATTGCGGAGCTGACGACTATATGACAAAACCTTTTTACACAGGTGAGCTTATGGCCAGGATCAGGGTCGCACAGCGCAAGATAAACAGCATGACAAATCCTGATAATGCCAAGACCTTTACTTGCGACTACCTTACCGTGGATTATGGAAAAGGCTTGGTATTCGTAGATGGTGAGGAAGTCCATCTGACACCGATAGAGTACAAGCTCCTGCGACTTTTGATTGCCAATAGGGGCAAGGTGCTCACTCATAACTATATAATCAGCCAAATATGGGGTTTTGGCGAGGTCGGCGATGCGAAAAGCCTTAGAGTGTTTATGGCGAGCCTTAGGAGGAAGATAGAGAGAGATACGGCTAATCCAAGGTTTATTCTTACACAGGTTGGTATTGGCTATAGATTTGCCGACAAATAA
- a CDS encoding sensor histidine kinase, which yields MEGRSYLRLLLIMMATAVSSIALNRLGIDKENILMFFMVGVLLVTALTRGYRFGIIASFISVMAFNYFFAEPLHTFVINNTNDIALIFFFLTASVISSSLTVRFQRQLLISQKNERTAKLLYEVLQRLLNVTGEANIAQQGIRCIKEYTGCDSVVELNESSQIYKSDSFIFDEGLKIMEIPIMGLARKLGTLKIYGSGPSLNIEKKWIANAVAAQIGIVLDRELIYNERENIKIAMEREHLKSNLLRSISHDLRTPLTGITGASSYILQRSKSLDMKSIEHLAKDINEQAVWLTTMVENILNMTRIENGKLEVKKQIEVVEDIVNDAVSHVNGLSERPFCIKMPKELIAIPMDGKMIAQVLINLLDNAITHTSKDAPVELSVFQRDGYVEFNVADGGKGIDPAMANKIFDAFVTSGKCGSDGKRGIGLGLAICKAIVESHGGSIWAGKSSLGGALFAFTLPCMKDYSNQAK from the coding sequence ATGGAAGGAAGAAGTTATCTGAGGCTTCTCCTTATCATGATGGCTACGGCTGTGAGCTCCATAGCTTTAAACCGATTAGGCATAGACAAGGAGAACATATTGATGTTTTTTATGGTGGGGGTGCTGCTGGTAACAGCATTGACAAGGGGATACCGCTTCGGAATCATTGCCTCGTTCATAAGCGTCATGGCATTCAACTATTTTTTTGCAGAGCCTCTCCACACGTTTGTCATTAATAACACCAATGATATCGCGCTGATATTCTTCTTCCTCACTGCATCGGTAATATCTTCCAGCCTGACGGTAAGATTTCAGCGCCAACTGCTGATTTCCCAGAAAAACGAGAGGACGGCAAAGCTGCTGTATGAAGTGCTGCAGCGCCTCCTTAATGTTACCGGTGAAGCAAACATCGCACAGCAGGGGATACGCTGCATCAAGGAATATACAGGCTGTGACAGCGTGGTGGAGCTGAATGAAAGCAGCCAGATTTATAAAAGCGACAGCTTTATCTTTGACGAAGGTTTAAAAATCATGGAGATTCCCATAATGGGTCTGGCCAGAAAACTGGGTACATTAAAGATATATGGCAGCGGTCCCAGCCTCAATATTGAGAAAAAGTGGATTGCAAATGCGGTAGCGGCACAGATTGGTATTGTACTGGACCGCGAGCTGATTTACAATGAACGGGAAAACATAAAAATTGCCATGGAACGGGAACATTTGAAGAGCAACCTTTTAAGAAGCATAAGCCACGATTTGCGCACTCCCCTAACCGGAATTACAGGCGCAAGCAGCTATATCCTGCAGAGGAGCAAAAGCCTTGACATGAAAAGCATTGAGCACCTGGCTAAGGATATAAATGAGCAGGCAGTTTGGCTTACAACCATGGTGGAAAACATATTGAATATGACAAGAATTGAGAATGGGAAGCTGGAGGTTAAAAAGCAAATTGAGGTGGTCGAAGACATTGTAAACGATGCGGTCAGCCATGTTAACGGACTTTCTGAGAGGCCCTTTTGTATAAAAATGCCGAAAGAGTTGATTGCAATTCCCATGGATGGAAAAATGATTGCCCAGGTGCTGATAAATCTTCTGGATAATGCCATTACCCATACCTCAAAGGATGCACCGGTCGAGCTATCGGTATTTCAACGGGATGGATATGTGGAATTTAATGTTGCCGACGGAGGGAAAGGAATAGATCCTGCAATGGCGAATAAAATTTTTGATGCTTTTGTAACAAGCGGTAAATGCGGTTCAGACGGCAAGAGGGGAATAGGCTTGGGACTGGCTATCTGCAAAGCTATTGTCGAGTCCCACGGAGGAAGCATATGGGCCGGTAAATCCAGTCTCGGTGGTGCGCTGTTTGCATTTACGTTGCCATGTATGAAGGATTACAGCAACCAGGCAAAATAA
- a CDS encoding potassium channel family protein gives MKSFLVIGIGRFGKHLSRKLIELGNEVMIVDKNEENINELLPFVTSAQIGDCTKEEVLRSLGIRNFDICFVCIENDFQSSLVITSLLKDLGAKHVISNGSRDIHVKFLLRNGADEVIDPERDIAERLAVRCSGNHIFDYIELTKDFSIYEIPPAECWVGKSIKEVNFRVKYHVGILATKAGGEISPLPSADYVFRPDEHLIVIGRHSDMEKILKLID, from the coding sequence ATGAAATCTTTTCTAGTAATTGGAATCGGAAGATTTGGAAAGCATTTAAGCCGGAAGCTGATAGAGCTTGGCAACGAAGTCATGATTGTTGACAAAAATGAAGAAAATATCAACGAACTGTTGCCTTTTGTCACAAGTGCACAGATAGGTGACTGCACAAAGGAAGAAGTCCTTCGCTCGTTGGGTATTAGAAACTTCGACATATGCTTTGTCTGTATTGAAAACGATTTTCAGAGCAGCCTGGTAATCACCAGCCTTCTTAAGGATTTGGGGGCAAAGCATGTAATCAGCAATGGGAGCCGCGATATCCATGTGAAATTCTTGCTGCGAAACGGCGCCGATGAAGTCATAGACCCGGAACGGGATATTGCGGAAAGATTGGCGGTGCGTTGCAGTGGTAATCATATTTTTGATTACATCGAGCTGACAAAGGATTTTTCCATCTATGAGATACCACCGGCAGAATGCTGGGTTGGAAAAAGCATAAAAGAAGTAAATTTCAGGGTCAAATACCATGTCGGCATACTGGCTACAAAAGCTGGTGGCGAGATTTCTCCGCTGCCGTCTGCTGACTATGTATTCCGTCCGGATGAGCACCTTATAGTTATCGGACGCCATAGTGATATGGAAAAGATCCTTAAACTCATAGACTGA
- a CDS encoding TrkH family potassium uptake protein, with protein MVKLNSLSYPQMIALGYFLVIMVGTLLLMLPVANYNNMSPGFINALFTATSATCVTGLVIFDTYTQWTIFGELVILTLIQIGGLGFMTIITLFSFFLKRKIGLKERGLLKESVSTMYIGGVVRLTRKILLGTLLFEGAGAILLSIRFVPKMGWAEGIYNGIFHSVSAFCNAGFDIMGKYGEYSSLTTFSGDAVVNLTIMALIIIGGIGFLVWDDLSKSKFHFRRYQLHTKIVLSTTVILIAVGALCFYVSEKDNLLSEMPMSEKILASLFASVTPRTAGFNTVDMAKISPAAKLLTMVLMFIGGSPGSTAGGIKTTTLAVVMISLWSSLRNMKSENVFGRRLEENALKKASAVITVNLVLVLSAAFLISATNVNFYLSDVLFEVLSAIGTVGLTIGITSKLNSFAHIILALLMYSGRVGSLSFALVFTEHKIPSTIQNPTEKINIG; from the coding sequence ATGGTTAAGTTAAATTCGTTATCCTACCCTCAGATGATCGCTCTTGGATATTTTTTGGTGATTATGGTGGGTACGCTGCTACTGATGCTGCCGGTAGCAAATTACAACAACATGTCGCCTGGTTTTATAAATGCTCTGTTTACTGCAACATCTGCCACCTGTGTGACAGGTCTGGTCATCTTCGATACTTATACCCAATGGACAATTTTCGGAGAATTGGTCATCCTGACTCTGATACAAATAGGCGGACTCGGATTTATGACGATAATAACCCTGTTTTCATTTTTCCTGAAAAGAAAAATTGGGCTAAAAGAAAGAGGGTTGCTGAAGGAAAGCGTAAGCACCATGTATATTGGAGGAGTCGTGCGCCTTACAAGAAAAATACTGCTGGGGACCCTGCTGTTCGAAGGTGCAGGAGCGATACTGCTGTCGATAAGATTTGTACCGAAGATGGGCTGGGCGGAAGGTATCTATAACGGTATTTTTCATTCGGTTTCAGCTTTTTGCAATGCCGGATTTGATATTATGGGCAAATATGGAGAGTATTCATCCCTTACGACCTTTTCCGGAGATGCCGTCGTAAACCTAACGATCATGGCATTGATCATCATTGGAGGAATAGGCTTCCTTGTATGGGATGATCTTTCCAAAAGCAAATTTCATTTCAGAAGGTACCAGCTTCATACGAAGATCGTATTGTCAACCACTGTGATACTTATTGCTGTAGGGGCATTATGTTTTTATGTTTCTGAAAAAGACAACCTTTTATCGGAAATGCCAATGAGCGAAAAAATACTGGCGTCGCTATTTGCTTCCGTCACACCCAGAACTGCCGGCTTTAACACAGTTGATATGGCAAAGATATCTCCGGCAGCGAAGCTCCTTACCATGGTTCTAATGTTTATAGGAGGCAGCCCTGGATCTACTGCCGGCGGAATTAAGACAACCACTCTGGCGGTTGTGATGATTTCATTATGGTCGAGCTTGAGAAATATGAAAAGTGAAAATGTATTTGGGCGTCGGCTGGAAGAAAATGCCCTCAAGAAAGCGTCGGCAGTTATTACAGTCAACCTGGTGCTTGTATTGAGCGCTGCTTTTTTGATCAGTGCAACAAATGTGAATTTTTACTTGAGCGACGTTTTGTTTGAGGTATTGTCTGCCATTGGCACCGTTGGACTCACCATCGGGATTACAAGCAAATTGAACTCTTTTGCTCATATAATTCTTGCCCTGTTGATGTATAGCGGTAGGGTTGGCAGCCTTTCCTTCGCACTTGTATTTACAGAGCATAAGATTCCGTCAACTATTCAGAATCCGACGGAAAAAATTAATATTGGATAG
- a CDS encoding amidohydrolase, whose protein sequence is MDAVEQKILNIIDSNKDKIINFGRDIYRNAELGYKEFRTSKRFADLLKSLHLDVQEKLAITGVKGYLRGNQHDITLALIGELDALRIPDHPFVNKETDAAHSCGHNAQLAGVAGAALALSDPEVASNLDGDVVFFAVPAEEYGEIEFKNQLREEGKIVYGGGKSELIRIGAFDDIDISIVHHSSKDGIIIGNGTSNGFVSKVIRYIGREAHAAAEPEKGVNALNAASLAVSALAYQRETFRDEDSVRVHAIITKGGNLVNVIPNEVVIESLVRAKSTEAILDADRKTDRAFIAGSLAIGAGIEITTMPGYLPKLSTPAHPLMIEAAREAAPGRKVKEADPASHGAGSTDVGDLQHIMPVLEFNTGGVSGAFHSKDFQVIDEEEAYVVTAKIFALSAYKLLKEGAAASKKIVVGYKPKYTKEEYLNFMNSLIRHERKEIKNV, encoded by the coding sequence ATGGATGCTGTAGAACAAAAAATCTTAAACATAATAGATTCAAATAAAGATAAAATAATTAATTTCGGCAGAGATATATACCGTAACGCGGAGCTGGGATACAAGGAATTCAGAACTTCAAAAAGGTTTGCCGACCTTTTAAAATCTCTCCACCTGGATGTGCAGGAAAAACTGGCAATCACTGGAGTCAAAGGGTACTTGAGAGGAAACCAGCATGATATCACCCTGGCTCTGATAGGAGAACTGGATGCTTTGCGGATACCCGACCACCCCTTTGTCAATAAAGAAACCGATGCCGCCCACAGCTGCGGTCATAATGCCCAGCTTGCAGGAGTTGCCGGTGCCGCTCTGGCCTTGTCGGACCCTGAGGTTGCGTCCAATTTGGATGGAGATGTGGTTTTTTTCGCTGTTCCTGCTGAGGAATACGGTGAGATTGAATTCAAAAATCAGCTGCGAGAAGAAGGCAAAATTGTATATGGAGGCGGCAAAAGCGAGCTTATCAGAATAGGAGCCTTTGATGATATAGATATAAGCATTGTCCACCATTCCTCAAAGGATGGCATCATTATAGGAAACGGTACCTCCAACGGTTTTGTCTCAAAGGTAATCCGATACATCGGACGAGAAGCCCATGCCGCAGCAGAGCCTGAAAAAGGAGTAAACGCCTTGAATGCTGCCTCTTTGGCCGTGTCTGCCCTGGCCTATCAGAGAGAGACCTTCCGGGACGAGGATTCAGTCCGGGTTCACGCAATCATCACCAAGGGAGGAAACCTGGTCAATGTGATCCCGAATGAAGTAGTCATTGAAAGCCTCGTACGGGCAAAAAGCACCGAAGCCATCCTCGATGCCGACAGAAAAACCGATCGGGCCTTCATAGCAGGCTCACTGGCCATCGGAGCAGGGATAGAAATAACCACCATGCCCGGTTATCTGCCAAAGCTATCTACACCGGCACATCCGCTTATGATTGAAGCTGCCCGTGAAGCTGCCCCCGGAAGAAAAGTAAAAGAAGCCGATCCGGCTTCCCATGGAGCAGGTTCCACTGATGTGGGCGACTTGCAGCATATAATGCCCGTACTGGAGTTTAACACCGGTGGAGTATCCGGAGCTTTCCATTCCAAAGACTTTCAGGTTATCGACGAAGAGGAAGCCTATGTCGTGACTGCAAAAATCTTTGCCCTTTCTGCATACAAACTGCTGAAAGAAGGAGCAGCTGCTTCAAAGAAAATCGTCGTGGGTTACAAACCCAAGTACACGAAGGAAGAATATCTCAACTTTATGAATAGCCTGATCCGGCACGAAAGGAAGGAAATCAAAAATGTATGA
- a CDS encoding L-2-amino-thiazoline-4-carboxylic acid hydrolase translates to MYEKKSIEYQDAVKEVRKACRQFAMLYFHFAKVLVEELGEDKAKPLIQKAIFELAVDRSDQLREKAIKQGLPCTMETFMKISDLPLIGWVKELGRNHCPYAETWFQYFDEYPWFKEIAPLYCDVIDTTNAENFTQGLSHKITKNVLTGGESCEREYFASEQVSKGIYSYGEKIKKEG, encoded by the coding sequence ATGTATGAAAAGAAAAGTATCGAGTATCAAGATGCGGTAAAGGAAGTTAGAAAAGCGTGCCGTCAGTTTGCAATGCTGTATTTCCACTTTGCAAAGGTTTTGGTTGAAGAACTGGGAGAAGATAAGGCAAAGCCCCTTATACAAAAAGCCATATTTGAGCTGGCTGTCGACCGTTCGGATCAACTGAGGGAAAAAGCCATAAAACAAGGACTTCCCTGCACCATGGAAACCTTCATGAAAATATCTGATCTGCCGCTGATCGGCTGGGTAAAGGAGCTTGGACGCAACCACTGTCCTTATGCGGAAACCTGGTTCCAATACTTCGATGAATATCCATGGTTTAAGGAAATAGCCCCTCTTTACTGTGATGTGATAGATACAACAAATGCAGAGAATTTCACCCAGGGCTTGTCCCATAAAATCACAAAAAATGTCCTGACTGGAGGTGAGTCCTGTGAAAGAGAATACTTTGCAAGTGAACAAGTCTCAAAAGGTATTTACAGCTACGGCGAAAAAATCAAAAAGGAAGGATAA
- a CDS encoding ABC transporter permease, whose amino-acid sequence MKENTLQVNKSQKVFTATAKKSKRKDKHKQPLWVTISRLGIIAAILVGIELAVSQGYVNKIFLASPSQIADEFTYMLRQNELLPQIMLTLQEALLGYAISAVVGIGIGVLFVTFPKLEALLTPFFSAIMAVPKTAVMPLLIVWFGIGFKSKVIMVFLFCMFTVLFNTVSGTKQTKVEHLKVAHVFKATRAQIVFKVLIPSALPGIFTGLRVTAATAITGVIFAEMTASKGGAGYLLSEAQAVLNTPKLYLVVIIVTLLSVLFVSIVNLAERIVFRHQRTI is encoded by the coding sequence GTGAAAGAGAATACTTTGCAAGTGAACAAGTCTCAAAAGGTATTTACAGCTACGGCGAAAAAATCAAAAAGGAAGGATAAGCACAAACAGCCCCTGTGGGTTACAATATCCCGATTGGGAATAATCGCTGCAATACTTGTCGGTATAGAGCTTGCAGTATCGCAAGGATATGTGAATAAGATTTTTCTGGCTTCCCCCTCCCAAATAGCCGACGAGTTTACATATATGCTTCGGCAAAACGAGCTGCTGCCGCAAATCATGCTTACACTGCAGGAGGCTCTCCTGGGATATGCAATTTCCGCTGTCGTAGGCATCGGAATTGGAGTCCTATTTGTGACCTTTCCCAAGCTTGAAGCTCTGCTTACCCCCTTTTTTTCAGCCATAATGGCCGTACCCAAGACTGCAGTCATGCCCCTTTTGATAGTTTGGTTCGGCATTGGCTTCAAAAGCAAGGTGATAATGGTGTTCCTGTTCTGCATGTTTACCGTGCTGTTTAACACCGTATCCGGGACAAAGCAGACCAAGGTCGAGCACTTGAAGGTGGCCCATGTTTTTAAAGCAACACGAGCCCAGATAGTATTCAAAGTTCTGATACCCTCTGCACTACCCGGCATATTTACGGGTCTTAGGGTCACAGCGGCAACAGCCATCACCGGTGTAATCTTTGCTGAAATGACTGCCTCAAAAGGCGGAGCAGGATATCTGCTGAGTGAAGCCCAGGCAGTACTGAATACTCCAAAGCTGTACCTGGTAGTCATCATAGTAACTCTGCTCTCGGTTCTGTTTGTGAGTATTGTAAACTTAGCGGAAAGAATTGTTTTCCGTCATCAGCGTACCATATAA